The DNA segment CCCGGCAAGCAATTAGCCGGTGTGCCCGGACCTTTTGGTGACTCTTTTACCTGCCAATAACTAATTAGGATATTCAGGTCTGTCTGGGAAACTCTGTAATAACCCGTAACCACATTTCCTGTTTTCGTGCGGTTAAAATCGGCACAGCCTTGCTTTCCGGAAAGCCCCGGACCCTTTGGAGAATTCTTAACCTGCCATGCAGTAATAAGAGTATTCAAATCATTCTGCGATACATAGTAGTAACCAGCAGTTGGACCTCCACCAGTTTTTATTCCATCGGCATCGCCGTGGCACTGTCTTGGGTAACACCAACATGTAGGTTTTCCTGCATCTACCCATTCCGCATAATCAGGCATGCCGGCATAACACGATATCGTAAAGCTCCAAAGATCACCTGTCGTAATTCCACCATAATTTTTTTCGTCTATACGCCAATAATAAACCTTTCCTTCTGTTTCGGTGTCGTAGTTTGTGCCGGTCTGGTTGCCCATAAACGGCGGCGGATTTGTGGTTCCGAAATATACATCGTGTGATATAGCATTTGCTCCGGCTGTCCAGCTCAAATCTTGTATGATATTTAGGTCTGCAGCTCCATTAGCCGGATTAGGATTAGTCGCCTTGCTGGGTGGCAGATAAAGGGAAGTTGTAAAATTCCAGATATCTCCTTTGGTTGTGCCATAGGAATTCTTTTCGTCAATTCGCCAATAATAAATTGTGTTTACATCAAAATTATTACATGTATCATAACTCGTTGCAGTTTGATTGCCTTTGTATTCGGCCGACAGAGTATTCGCCTCATTTACATCGCTGAAACTGGTTCCGAAATACACATCGCTGGAAACTGCGCAATCACCGCCAGTCCAGTTTAGAACGTTATTATATATGAAGATATTGTTGGAATCATCAGCGGGAACAGGATTAGTTGATTTATCTGGAGAGGAAAGTGTCGTTGTAAAACTCCAAATATTCCCTTTGGTTGTGCCGTAGAAGCCCCTCTCATCAATCCGCCAATAGTAGGTAGTTGCAAAATCAAGACCCCATGGATTCCAGTTATTAACATTCTGATTACTCATATATACGTTTACGTCATTAATATCCGCGTTATTTACATCGCTATAATCCGTACCCAAATACACATCGTGCGACAAAGCTCCTTCTCCTGACAGCCAGGTTAGGATTATATTCGGTTCCACACAATATTCGCCATTAGCAGGAAAGGAACACCTGTTTTACATGGAGAGGTTATTGTAAAACTCCAAATATTGCCTTTGTTTATGCCATAGGAACTATTCTCATCAATCCGCCAAAAGTAAGTAGCCGTGTTAAGAACACCGGGATCCCAACTGTTAACATCCTGATTACCCATAAATACATTTGCGTCATTAATATCCGCGTTATTTACATCACTATAATCCGTGCCGAAGTATACATCATGTGATAAGGCTCCATTTCCGGAATACCAGGTTAGGATTATATTCGGTTCCACACAATATTTGCCATCAGCAGGTGTGGGATTAGTTGCTTGTAGAATAGCGTTATAATAATAAAGTTGCTGAATTTCAGTACCAGATAATGCCCTGTTATAAATACGAATATTATCCATAGATCCGTAAAACCAGTAAGCAGAATCTTTTCTTGCTCCTATCCTTACTGGTTCGTTATTAACAATGCCGAATACCGCAGTTTGCGACAACGTTCCGGCTGGTGCACCATTTATATAGAATTTTACACTATCCCCTTCTTTCAAAGTTACCGTAACGTGCTGCCATACCCCGGCCGTAACAGCCGTCGTTGAGACATAACCTGTATAACCATATGTAGTGCCTGTTCCTTGGTGCCATAACTGTAAAAGACCGCTGGTTTGTGCAATTCTAAATTCATAATTACCGGGATAGTTGTTTCCTGCAGTCCCGCTCGGCTGCTTGGCCGCGATGCAATAATAACTGCTAATATTGCTCGGTTTTATCCATGCGGTAATTGTCATCTCGTTGTCCATATCAAGAGAATTATCATTGTCGGGAACGCTGACATAATCGTTGCTGCCGTCAAAATTCAGCGCACCGTCAATCTGGCCGGTTGTCCATGTTGCTCCGCCGTAAACCGTTCCATTATTATTATAGTCGGAAGAATCATTCGCTGCAGTTCCGCTGACCTCATCGAACTTCCACCAGCCGACAAGACTAGGGTCACCAAACGCCGGTATGGCAGTCAGGCATACAACTGATAACAGAATTAGTCCTAAGAGATTGAAATGATTACGCAAGTATTTTTCCGGTTTCATTTTACCCTTCCAAATTATACCATTCCATTAGAGACATAGTACCTCTTTTTGAGTGTAAAAGTCAAGGCAAAAAATAGTTTCTGATGAAAATTTTGTGTTATTATAAGACTTTGCTTTTAAAGCGGTTATGTTTTTTATTCGAAATCGCTGTTGTAATCCGGTTTGCCGTCATCGCTGTCATAGCCGATTGGGTCGGACTTTTCATCTTTGAATTCGAATCGGCTGATTTTCTCCGCTTTTTTCGTAGTGCTGTCGATGGTTACGATAACCCCGTTCATTCGCAAATCTTCGGTCGCGATTTCAAACGGGCAGGGCATTCGTGTCCTGAAATTTTTCAGAACCGATTCTATTCTTCTGCCAAGCACCGAATGATGTGCGCCGGTCATTCCAATATCTGTTATATACGCAGTTCCCTTCGGCAGGATTTTTTCATCGGCCGTAACGACGTGCGTGTGCGTGCCGAAAACACAGCTTACTCTTCCGTCGAGATAATACCCAAGCGAAACTTTTTCGCTCGTCGCCTCTGCGTGTATTTCCGCAATGATAATATCAGCCTGCTGTTCGAGCTTGGGCAGCAGGGCGTCTATGCAGTCGTAAGGGCTGTCGGCGGGCTTCATAAATATTCTGCCGATAAGCGGCACGACCGCGATGACGGGCCCTTTTTGGCTTTTATACACAGCGTAACTCTTGCCGGCGGCGTAAGCCGAAAAATTTGCCGGCCTTGCTATATTGTCATTTTTTTCAAGGACTGTGATTATATCTTTCTTTTTAAAGACATGGTCGCCGAGCGTAATCATATTAACGCCGTATTTCTGAAGTTTGTCGTAAATCTGGAATGTAAGTCCAGACCCGCCCGCGGCGTTCTCGGCATTGGCGATAACGCAGTCGATTTCATACTGCTTTATAATTGCGCCGAGATTATCGCCGAGGATTCTTTTCCCCGGCCTTCCGACTATATCCCCGATACATAATATATTTAATTTCATCTGTATTTGTTTAAATTTAACCGAATTTCATTTTTCTTCAAGACAACACGAAACACCAAACCGAAAACGCAACACGCGACGTTACCGATACCTATACCGACAACGAAATCTTAAATCTATTTACTTCTTACTTCGTGTCTTTGTGCCTTCGTGGCTATAAACTACCTCGCGTATTCGATACAACGAACTTCCCGAAGCAGGGTAACCTTTATTTCGCCCGGATAAGTCAGTTCATCTTCGATTTTCTTGGCGATATCGCGGGCCATTTTCGTAGCGCATCCGTCATCGATGTTCTGAGCGTTGACGATAACGCGTATTTCTCTGCCGGCCTGTATTGCGTAGCAATTTTCGACGCCGGTGAACTGGTTCGCGATTTCTTCGAGTTTCTCGAGTCTCTTGATATATCTTTCGAGCGTTTCTCGTCTGGCTCCCGGCCTTGATGCGCTGATAGCATCGGCCGCGGCGACAAGCGGCGTATAAGGATTATCTGCCGGAATATCGCCGTGGTGAGCCGCCACTGCGTTC comes from the Phycisphaerae bacterium genome and includes:
- a CDS encoding LamG domain-containing protein, giving the protein MKPEKYLRNHFNLLGLILLSVVCLTAIPAFGDPSLVGWWKFDEVSGTAANDSSDYNNNGTVYGGATWTTGQIDGALNFDGSNDYVSVPDNDNSLDMDNEMTITAWIKPSNISSYYCIAAKQPSGTAGNNYPGNYEFRIAQTSGLLQLWHQGTGTTYGYTGYVSTTAVTAGVWQHVTVTLKEGDSVKFYINGAPAGTLSQTAVFGIVNNEPVRIGARKDSAYWFYGSMDNIRIYNRALSGTEIQQLYYYNAILQATNPTPADGKYCVEPNIILTWYSGNGALSHDVYFGTDYSDVNNADINDANVFMGNQDVNSWDPGVLNTATYFWRIDENSSYGINKGNIWSFTITSPCKTGVPFLLMANIVWNRI
- a CDS encoding TIGR00282 family metallophosphoesterase — protein: MKLNILCIGDIVGRPGKRILGDNLGAIIKQYEIDCVIANAENAAGGSGLTFQIYDKLQKYGVNMITLGDHVFKKKDIITVLEKNDNIARPANFSAYAAGKSYAVYKSQKGPVIAVVPLIGRIFMKPADSPYDCIDALLPKLEQQADIIIAEIHAEATSEKVSLGYYLDGRVSCVFGTHTHVVTADEKILPKGTAYITDIGMTGAHHSVLGRRIESVLKNFRTRMPCPFEIATEDLRMNGVIVTIDSTTKKAEKISRFEFKDEKSDPIGYDSDDGKPDYNSDFE